One Deltaproteobacteria bacterium DNA window includes the following coding sequences:
- a CDS encoding CoA transferase, translated as MTGASKKPLAGIRVVDLSRIVAGPYCTQQMADLGAEVVKVEPPSGDDTRQFGPPFLGDDATYYFSINRGKRSIALNLKEASGRQIIYDLVKNADVVVENFRPGVAERLEIDAVTLQALKPDLIYASISGYGAAGEEPYTGLPGYDLIIQGAGGIPSLTGPVDGAPHKIAGSWADIIASLNAFGGVMAALLHREKTGEGSVLDISMFDGQLASLMYHATAWLNNRKAPKRHGNAHASICPYETFEVADGYMNIACGNDSQFAKLSEALGMAHLAADERYRENAMRVANRDALLGCIVPALQLEGVTHWQRILGEAGVPCGPVASVPEALAHPQVEARGMVVETQHPVYGPIKTVNNATGFGGAEDVCAPPLFSEHSREILTEILNYDTHKIDTLIRDGVVIEGSNG; from the coding sequence ATGACTGGTGCGTCGAAAAAACCACTCGCAGGGATCCGTGTAGTTGATCTCTCTCGGATTGTTGCGGGGCCTTATTGCACCCAACAAATGGCAGATCTGGGAGCAGAGGTCGTTAAGGTCGAGCCACCCAGTGGGGATGACACCAGGCAATTTGGTCCGCCCTTTCTTGGAGATGACGCGACTTATTATTTTTCTATCAACCGAGGTAAGCGTTCGATTGCTCTCAATTTGAAAGAAGCGTCCGGTCGGCAGATTATTTACGACTTGGTGAAGAATGCAGATGTTGTGGTGGAGAATTTTCGGCCGGGGGTGGCCGAGCGCCTGGAGATAGATGCAGTTACGCTTCAGGCCCTCAAGCCAGATCTTATTTATGCGTCGATCAGTGGTTATGGCGCTGCAGGTGAAGAACCCTACACAGGATTACCCGGCTATGACCTGATCATTCAGGGGGCAGGTGGTATTCCCAGCTTGACCGGCCCCGTGGATGGCGCGCCTCATAAAATAGCGGGTTCCTGGGCAGATATCATCGCCTCACTGAATGCGTTTGGCGGTGTGATGGCGGCGCTCTTACATCGTGAAAAGACAGGCGAGGGCAGTGTCTTAGACATTAGCATGTTCGATGGTCAATTGGCTTCACTGATGTATCACGCGACGGCATGGCTTAATAACCGTAAAGCACCGAAGCGTCATGGGAATGCGCATGCGAGCATCTGCCCATACGAGACATTCGAAGTAGCCGATGGCTACATGAATATTGCTTGCGGTAACGATTCCCAGTTTGCGAAACTTAGCGAGGCCCTTGGTATGGCTCACCTCGCTGCAGATGAGAGATACCGTGAGAACGCCATGCGCGTCGCAAATAGAGATGCGCTGCTAGGCTGCATCGTGCCTGCGTTGCAACTTGAAGGTGTGACCCATTGGCAAAGAATCCTTGGTGAGGCCGGCGTACCTTGTGGGCCTGTTGCCAGTGTTCCTGAAGCGTTGGCGCATCCTCAGGTAGAAGCACGAGGGATGGTTGTGGAAACTCAACATCCCGTGTACGGCCCTATTAAGACGGTGAATAATGCTACCGGTTTTGGTGGCGCAGAAGACGTTTGCGCTCCGCCGCTTTTTTCTGAACACAGCAGAGAGATTCTGACCGAAATATTGAACTACGATACCCATAAAATCGATACGTTGATTCGAGATGGGGTCGTGATTGAGGGCTCAAATGGCTAA